TTCAGCCTCGCCGTCCCCGTCGAGTTTGAGCTCTCCGTCCGCCATTAAGACCACCGGAACCTTTCTAATGTCCAGTCTGAACCCGACGACAGTGAACCCAATCCGATGTATTGCTTTTGCTGGACCCGACCCGACGACGCTAAACCCAAACCAGCATATTCCTTTTGTTCAGCAAAAGAGTTGTATGACTTGAAATATGAAGAATAGGATGAGATCAAGTTCGGTGATATTATCCAAAGTAGACTCTTTTCGCCTACTCTGTTGCCGATGACGAACCACTCAAACCGCTTTTGCTACAGCTATTCGAACTCAAATTGCGAGAACCCACTTCAGAAATTGGAGTTTTAATCCCCGGtttctaaaatgatttttcagTCCAACTTGAGGCAACATTTTGTATCCTTTGGTAATAAGGCTCTCTGTTTTGGCTAGAGTTCTCTTTGAATACTCTGTTTTTGGTTTAAAATTTGATCTATTAATAACCCAAAGTGATTCCTACCTGACTTTGAAAATTGCAAGAATTAAACTGGGAATTGCCGTAGTTTTGTCAAGAACACATAATTATACTAGGAGCTTAAAGacaagattaaaataattttaaagattttgTTCTAGCCAGTGTTCTCTCTCTGATTGCTCTGTTTTTTGGTTAATAGATTTACCCTGTGCGGAAGTTTTGTATCAAAGGAGAGTTGGGAGAAGTTGGAAGGCAATTCTCCTTGTCAAAGGTGCctaaaatgattttattttatttggaagGGTCTTCTTCTGGATTAGACATACTCATAGAATCAGTTGTGATCACTTGTTCCAGTCCCAGTGTGCATGAGGTATCTTTTAAACTTTTTCCCCCAGATTAATTTATCTCCGTGAACAATACATAAGCATAGCAAGGTGAATTTCTTTAATTTGATTTGGATCTTTTtcgaatttttgaatttttaaaccgATTGTTGCTCAATTGAAAACAATTTTTGTGCTTTTGAAAACAGATGAATTGATTTTTATTCCTGTGCAGAGAGATATGTTGcgaaacttgagattgttccacctaactttaccacagtttactattgtacaggtaaatagagagtgaataattgtgcaaaattacactAGGTAAATTctcagggaagtggggggtcacaacggacggcttaaatccctctttcctatacagaattttccttagacatgtaattaacacaatatattactacaactatactcGACAAAAGCtaactactgaatagatgaaatgaagaacaccagaatttaacgaggttcagctaattgtgcctacgttatcggacactatcaatcaatatttctctattgtagaaatattacaaaatgagagagagaagagagaatatgcctaagagagaagtaggcaaatttgtGGATGAGATTAtaaatggaggtgatgggtttatataggttaggaaataccactattacaaccactaatcacctacctttgaaaaaatagcccaccattgaagacttcaatgggaatggtaggcttctagaatTAGTCATAATTCAACAAGATAAACAGagttttcacatatatatattttttaacttttttattttattttataattttcattcctcttcctcttcctcttcttcttcttcttcttcttcttcttcttcttcttcttcttcttcttcttctctgccTCCTCTTCTGCACTTTCTTTGCAAACAGAAACTGCCCTTCTCGTTGGGTCGACTGCCAGAAAAGCTACCGGTCCTCCACCTACCGCCACGTCCCCTGCAACTCCTCCATCTGCGCCTTCCTCCACTCCCTCACCTGCTCCAATTGCTACAACGCTCCCGCCCTTGCTTGTGGCTACGACACCTGCGCCTTTACCATCGATATCCCCCATCAACGACGAAACAAACGAAGTAGCAGCAGAAATTACCGATGAGTACACAACGTGCACGTAAATGTCCAtgcaaatctcgcaggttggtTCTGTAATGTCCATGCAAATCTCGCAGGTTGATCCTGTGAGATTTGGCTACACGCATCAACAAACAAATTCCCTTGGaattgtggggtcaacttcaaggggcacaagattagtcacgtggaatgtaaaacggacacgtagatacccggtgcgtaatctaaaaaaaaaaaagagagattaTGTAAGCAttaaaatgagaattttttttccaaacaaagtattatttaatattttattaaataataaaattagaaagggaaaaaactttcaaaaaaacaaataaataaaaaatgtaaaaaaaggACATATCACGCACGTGCGAGTTGTCCACCAAAATCCAAAGGTTTGAAGTGTTTTTAACGGTTAGAAAGTTCGaacaaagataaaaaaatggGTGGGGTGAAGGGAAGTTGTTCGGCCAATCGAATCCGGCCATACAGGATGAGGCGCCCACAACCCCCACCGCCTTAACAAGAAACccattttgatttcttaacacctctctctctctctctctctccgcggTATATGCTTCTGGCATCTCCTCATTATCCTCCCCCCGCCCTCCGCCCTCTTCTTCCTATCCCCCTCTCCCTCCATTGCcaatctctctttttctctctctctaaacagcCATGGCGCGCGCACCTCCAGTCCTTCACCAGAACAACAGGagcctttttttgtttttccacTCCAGCGGTGCTCCTCACTCTCTCTTCAAAGCTTCCAAAGCTCTTCATTTAAAAAACCCTCTTCCTTCACTCTCTTTTTCTCATTCATCATTGTCGTCGTCGTCCTCTATAATCACGCGCGTCTCGACAGCTCCGACCAAGTGCGCCCCGCCGGAACCGGACTTCGATTTCCGCCGAGAAATCGCTCGGCTTCGCAGTCTGCGGTCGAGGCTTTCCAATTTGAGTAGTGTCGAGGAGAAATTTCGAGTGATCGATGGTGATTCTCGAGTGAGAGATTTTTTCGGTGGTTATCGGAAGGGGTTTGCTAGGGTTTTAGCTCCGCTCGGATTGGATTCCTACGAGCTGTTCCTGCTTAAGTGCGTGGTTGCGGCGGGGCAAGAACACGTACTCTGCGCGCCCTGGGATTGTGCCCAGGGCGAATTCGAGTCCGCGAGAGGTTCGTTAAAGAGTGCGCTTTGCGCTTTGGTGGAGATGATTGAGAAGTGGGATGTAAATGGTGGCAGCGAAGGTTTGACGAAGACAAATGGTTCGTGTTTGgaggaagaagaaattgaagcGTTGAAGAAACTGTTGAAGACTCTAGCAGACATTGAACAGTTCTATGACTGCATTGGGGGGATTATTGGGTGAGTCGTCTTCCTATTTGTGAtttgtcactttttttttttttttttttcaggctTACTGTTCGAATTTTGGTATTAAAAATATCGACGTTAAATGCTGGTTTGCAATATTATGAACAATgcagaagatatatatatatatatgtatgtatgtatatattcttCTTTTCCGTTGGTTGACTCTCTAAATCTCAGTGACAACTGTAGACAGTATCCTAGATTAGCTAATTTTTGTTAACCATTAGGATAGTCTCTGTGTTCCAATTTTGGGAAAAGATGAATAATATTGCAAGGGAAAAGCATTTGATTGTTCCTATGCAAAGTCATCTGCCTTAATCATTTTTTAGGGCAGTAACAATAATTTCTTCCTGTTCACTGACATTAACAGGAGTTTATCTAGAGGCTCAATGATGACTATTTCCTAAAACAATGAAGTGAACTGACTGATTATCACAAATTTATCATCAAAAGAAGTAATATCATCCTTACTTTTGGAAAGAggaaaaaattagttaaaaaaaaaacagtgacTATATATCTGGGACATATCAGCGTACAAATCTTGGCTGGTAGAGCAACTGGAATTTTTGCAATGTGAAATAAAGCATACATTCCGAATTCTTTTACAATATTTTAGTTGTAtttcaaataaactaaaaaaaaatgtgcattcaacatgcatcaGTTCTTTATTTTAGTCTACTGTTCATTGGGTTCTCCTAAGTCTTATGTTAGAATGAGGAGAGCAAGGCGTGATTGAGTGAAGTATGATTTTGAATAACTATGAGGAGAGCAAGGCGTGATTGAGTGAAGCATGATTTTGAATAATTATGTCAAAAATATATGATCAATTCATTTATTGGTCTTGTGTTGATCTGCTAATTACAGTGCAGTTATAACTATAGCTATCATTCTCTTTTGACAGCTTGATTTCTAGCAGTTTGatgttgatatatttatattgatgAGTCATCACTTTACCTTAAAACTTAAATTGTTTGGTTGAACGTTAGCAGTGTATTTTGGGCCTTAACACATATGAAGACCTTTGTTTTTAATAACTTGATGAACATGTTGGTTGCAGGTATCAGATAGTGGCACTAGAGCTTCTTGCCCAATCAACAATTGAACGGCAAGCCATAAATTGGTCCCAGCACATTAATGAGTCAATGAAATGCCAATTTTTAGAGATTCATCGTCCTGATGGACTTGACCTTTCCCAAAACAAAGAGTATGCATCCCAGGCAGTCCTATGGGGCATTGAGGTCAGCAGTTAAAATATCTTATCATTGGTAAATTGTGGGTGTGCTACAGATTATTTTTGAATTAaagattttatctttttcagggtTTGCCAGACTTGGGTGAAATTTATCCTCTGGGAGGCTCTGCCGACAGGCTTGGTTTGGTTGATCCTGACACAGGTGAATGCCTTCCTGCTGCAATGCTTCCTTACTGTGGACGAACTTTACTGGAAGGTCTGATCAGAGATCTTCAGGTATAAGATTGCCATTTTCAAGCTCAGAAAAGTGGTTTATGCTTTTGATGCTTGGCAAAAAGAATTAGCTAGCATCGAAACTTTTGCAATAGATGATGAGTTGTATGTGTATTTAAAATCTCACTTGTTACGTGCTTCAAGGCTAGGGAGTTCTTGTACTTCAAGATGTACGGAAAACAATGTGTCACCCCTATTGCAATTATGACAAGTTCAGCAAAGAACAACCACAAACACATTACTTCACTTTGTGAAAGACTCAAATGGTTTGGAAGAGGTCAATCAAGTTTCCAACTTTTTGAACAGGTTTAATGTAAAAGACTACAGAAATACTTTCTAGTAGTGCTTTTGTTAAGTGATTGATTTTTAGATCTTTGGGTATGTGAATATATTGTctattcaataatttaatttatgtttttccagCCTCTTGTTCCAGCTGTTAGTGCAGAAGATGGTAATTGGCTGGTCACTGAACGCTTTACCCCATTATGCAAGCCTGGTGGTCATGGTGTGATATGGAAACTTGCACATGACAAGGGTGTCTTTCAGTGGTTTAATGATCATGGAAGAAAAGGTGCAACTGTTAGACAAGCAAGGTTAGTTTTGGGTTATACATTTCAAATTTCAAGCCCTTTATTTATTTGAATTGCAAGCAGAATGGAGTCTTATACTGACATTTTGTGCTCTTGCAGTAATGTGGTGGCTGCTACAGATTTGACACTCTTGGCATTGGCGGGTATTGGTTTACACCATGGAAAGGTAGGCTTGGATTCTAAAATTTGAATGCTACCTTTTTTTCAATGTTATTGTTTTTGCACAATGTTCAAGGTGAAATGTTTTCAGTATTCAGTAATGTCAATAAGAATATTAATATAAGCACAAAATCCTAGAGATCTGAAGTTACAGATGATTGCAGTTTGTGCACTGAGTTTTGATGGACATGTCTGTGATCTTAATGAAGATCATGTTGGGAGATTGATGTCaacagaaaaaaagaaaaaagggaaaaaaaggtCCCATTATCCCAAACAGCTTGATGCCACTCATTTGGGTACAGAGGGGATACTTTTCTCCAAGTTGACATTTCCTGCAGCTTTTTATTGTTGATACTCACATATTTCAGATGCATGCCAATATTTATGTGAAGATGAAATATTAAGTTAAAATTATTTGTATGTCGGTATATGTGAATAAGAATATATTTTGTTCTCAGATTTACTTAAATGCCATGCAATTTTCATCTCTCTTCATTTATTTGAGTACCATTTCCTTTTGCCTAATGGTAGTTTTTATTGAACACTGactctttaattttttattaaacactcCCTTGGcacatattgaatttaaattttatccATTTATGTTTGTTTTGCAGAATCTGTATTCCTAAGGCTAGAATGGAATGATAGGAATGTAATAAAAATTGTGATGGGATCAATAATTTAGGTAAAACGTCACTCATGCGAAACCTTGTGTTATCACATCCAACATGGAGTAGGGTAGGTATAGACATTCTAGTGAAAATTTGGTGTAGTCATTCCTTGTCTATTCCATATTATGGAATTTTTGCTTTGTCATTTGCTTTCTGATTACAATCTTCTTTTACAAGCTACCAAATCCTTATATTTTTGCATTGTCTACCAAATTTTTTTGATTCTTTGTAACACGGTAAGGAATCCATTAATTTGTGGAGTTTATTGCCTGCGTGGACATAAGTACCTTTGATTTATTAGAACTATCCTTGTAAACCTATGTGTTTTcccttttctttgtattttttcctATTCCTTCTCTCCTCCAATCACATGTGTAACAGAAACTGGGGTTTGCATCCTGCAAGCGGAATTTGGGGGCTACAGAGGGAATTAATGTTCTCATGGAGAAAAAAAATCTTGATGGGAGCTGGACATATGGTTTATCATGCATTGAGTACACTGAGTTCGATAAGTTTGGAATTTTGGATGGATTTTGTTCTCCTGACAGGTATAAAACTATATATGATTATTTGTTtctcaaaagttttagatccATTCTGATTCTGCATCATCATGCATTTTTCGAATTTACTGAGGGACACAATTGCTTGTTTATTTGTCCATTATATTGTGCTTGTCATGTTTACTTCATCTTCTTTCTGTGTATTTCTTCTTCATTTGTTTCTCTCATTTTCCTTGAGTAAAAGATTCTTTCATGTAATCCAAATTAACCTTGTTCATCATGTTTAAGCTTGCAGGCAGAGTTTCCTGCCAATACAAATATTCTCTATGTGGATTTGTCTTCTGCAGAGTTAGTTGGATCTTGTAATGATGAAACCAGTTTACCAGGCATGGTGCTAAATA
This region of Malania oleifera isolate guangnan ecotype guangnan chromosome 10, ASM2987363v1, whole genome shotgun sequence genomic DNA includes:
- the LOC131166360 gene encoding UTP--glucose-1-phosphate uridylyltransferase 3, chloroplastic isoform X1; translation: MARAPPVLHQNNRSLFLFFHSSGAPHSLFKASKALHLKNPLPSLSFSHSSLSSSSSIITRVSTAPTKCAPPEPDFDFRREIARLRSLRSRLSNLSSVEEKFRVIDGDSRVRDFFGGYRKGFARVLAPLGLDSYELFLLKCVVAAGQEHVLCAPWDCAQGEFESARGSLKSALCALVEMIEKWDVNGGSEGLTKTNGSCLEEEEIEALKKLLKTLADIEQFYDCIGGIIGYQIVALELLAQSTIERQAINWSQHINESMKCQFLEIHRPDGLDLSQNKEYASQAVLWGIEGLPDLGEIYPLGGSADRLGLVDPDTGECLPAAMLPYCGRTLLEGLIRDLQAREFLYFKMYGKQCVTPIAIMTSSAKNNHKHITSLCERLKWFGRGQSSFQLFEQPLVPAVSAEDGNWLVTERFTPLCKPGGHGVIWKLAHDKGVFQWFNDHGRKGATVRQASNVVAATDLTLLALAGIGLHHGKKLGFASCKRNLGATEGINVLMEKKNLDGSWTYGLSCIEYTEFDKFGILDGFCSPDSLQAEFPANTNILYVDLSSAELVGSCNDETSLPGMVLNIKKPVVYEDRYGIQQSVLGGRLECTMQNIADNFFNAYSSRCYNGVETDELDTFIVYNQRRRVTSSAKRKRGHADKSLHQTPDGSLLDIMRNAYDLLSACAIKIPELEGNDKYVDSGPPFLILLHPALGPLWEVTRQKFFGGSISKGSELQIEVAEFMWRDVQLDGSMIIVAENIMGSSKINEKGEPILQYGHRCGRCKLQNVKVLNDGIYWNSGDNIYWKHDVKRFEALKVILHGNAEFEAIDCIIQGNHVIEVPNGYKLSIMSGNPGFSAQLKPIEQDMMDCGSWFWNYKIKDGHVQLELIEL
- the LOC131166360 gene encoding UTP--glucose-1-phosphate uridylyltransferase 3, chloroplastic isoform X2, which encodes MARAPPVLHQNNRSLFLFFHSSGAPHSLFKASKALHLKNPLPSLSFSHSSLSSSSSIITRVSTAPTKCAPPEPDFDFRREIARLRSLRSRLSNLSSVEEKFRVIDGDSRVRDFFGGYRKGFARVLAPLGLDSYELFLLKCVVAAGQEHVLCAPWDCAQGEFESARGSLKSALCALVEMIEKWDVNGGSEGLTKTNGSCLEEEEIEALKKLLKTLADIEQFYDCIGGIIGYQIVALELLAQSTIERQAINWSQHINESMKCQFLEIHRPDGLDLSQNKEYASQAVLWGIEGLPDLGEIYPLGGSADRLGLVDPDTGECLPAAMLPYCGRTLLEGLIRDLQAREFLYFKMYGKQCVTPIAIMTSSAKNNHKHITSLCERLKWFGRGQSSFQLFEQPLVPAVSAEDGNWLVTERFTPLCKPGGHGVIWKLAHDKGVFQWFNDHGRKGATVRQASNVVAATDLTLLALAGIGLHHGKKLGFASCKRNLGATEGINVLMEKKNLDGSWTYGLSCIEYTEFDKFGILDGFCSPDSLQAEFPANTNILYVDLSSAELVGSCNDETSLPGMVLNIKKPVVYEDRYGIQQSVLGGRLECTMQNIADNFFNAYSSRCYNGVENELDTFIVYNQRRRVTSSAKRKRGHADKSLHQTPDGSLLDIMRNAYDLLSACAIKIPELEGNDKYVDSGPPFLILLHPALGPLWEVTRQKFFGGSISKGSELQIEVAEFMWRDVQLDGSMIIVAENIMGSSKINEKGEPILQYGHRCGRCKLQNVKVLNDGIYWNSGDNIYWKHDVKRFEALKVILHGNAEFEAIDCIIQGNHVIEVPNGYKLSIMSGNPGFSAQLKPIEQDMMDCGSWFWNYKIKDGHVQLELIEL